Proteins found in one Labrenzia sp. VG12 genomic segment:
- a CDS encoding phosphotransferase has protein sequence MPQLPSDLPEAVPAEVAAAFQAHPGLLETCGKPLQATASRGLSNRVFRLEAERGTFYLRLPLKQQAVRVDRVAEAHNLALAARLCLAVPPLYCDVEDAILLTRAVAVADPPPPTLPERLGTALGKLHASAEPFKGELDPGAVNREQLSRLPQEGVLSAEWQDLARALSALETQECEQTALLVPSHGDVSPGNCLLSADGFWLIDWEFSAMAPPAWDLAYAILEHDFCERSEMVFMESYCAEGAGHLRPSTRELDVMKARCDAVSAFWALEQLVAGRDETVFLPFARERRDRLLCRVKRVFGHFD, from the coding sequence GTGCCACAGCTTCCTTCCGATTTGCCAGAGGCCGTTCCTGCTGAAGTCGCCGCTGCCTTCCAGGCTCATCCCGGCCTGCTGGAAACATGTGGCAAGCCACTTCAGGCCACAGCCAGCCGGGGGCTGAGCAATCGTGTTTTTCGCCTTGAGGCGGAGCGGGGGACTTTTTATCTGCGATTGCCACTCAAACAGCAGGCTGTCCGGGTCGACCGGGTCGCCGAGGCGCACAATCTGGCCCTTGCTGCCCGGCTGTGCCTCGCTGTGCCTCCCCTCTATTGCGATGTCGAGGACGCGATCCTGCTGACACGGGCCGTTGCGGTTGCCGATCCGCCGCCGCCAACCCTGCCGGAGCGGCTCGGTACCGCCTTGGGAAAACTGCACGCATCGGCAGAGCCCTTCAAGGGCGAGCTGGACCCCGGCGCGGTCAATCGGGAGCAATTGTCGCGCCTGCCGCAAGAAGGTGTTCTGTCCGCAGAGTGGCAAGACCTGGCCAGGGCGTTGTCCGCGCTTGAGACACAGGAGTGCGAACAGACGGCCTTGCTGGTTCCGAGCCATGGGGATGTTTCTCCAGGAAACTGTCTTCTCTCAGCTGACGGTTTCTGGCTGATCGATTGGGAGTTTTCCGCCATGGCGCCGCCTGCCTGGGATCTCGCCTATGCCATTCTGGAGCACGATTTTTGCGAGCGATCGGAAATGGTTTTCATGGAGAGTTATTGCGCGGAGGGGGCCGGACACCTACGTCCTTCGACGCGGGAACTTGATGTCATGAAGGCCCGGTGTGACGCAGTCTCGGCTTTCTGGGCTCTCGAGCAGCTGGTGGCCGGGCGTGACGAGACAGTTTTTCTTCCCTTCGCAAGGGAGCGGCGCGACAGGTTGCTTTGCCGAGTGAAGCGGGTGTTCGGCCACTTCGATTAA
- a CDS encoding heparan-alpha-glucosaminide N-acetyltransferase, with protein sequence MRAPRLAVIDLARGLAVIAMVIYHLSWDLSWFGFVQWPVAQGFGWRLFAGSIAGSFLFLAGVSLDLAHHEAIRWRAFWRRLATIAAAAAAVSLVTYFAFADSFVRFGILHSIAAASLIALPFARLPSWTVPAAALFFLTLPLWATSSVFDGPLWFWTGLGKTGFASVDYVPVAPWTGVTLAGLSLSKGFRKLGVWQKLSVLGFEGASGKGLRLTGRHSLTIYLLHQPVLYGLVWSAAQVTPELDRAGNAFVRNCTIACQDTYASPSACNSACTCTVDRLKTDGVWEDLNKDPLNQSLRQQMNETYAICLAEPGD encoded by the coding sequence ATGCGCGCTCCGCGTCTGGCCGTGATCGATCTTGCGCGCGGGCTCGCTGTCATCGCGATGGTGATCTATCACCTCTCGTGGGATCTCTCCTGGTTCGGATTCGTTCAGTGGCCCGTCGCCCAGGGTTTCGGCTGGCGCCTGTTTGCCGGCTCGATCGCGGGCAGCTTCCTGTTCCTTGCCGGGGTTAGTCTGGATCTCGCGCATCATGAGGCCATTCGCTGGCGGGCGTTCTGGCGCCGCCTGGCAACGATTGCAGCAGCCGCGGCGGCTGTGTCACTTGTGACCTATTTCGCGTTCGCCGACAGTTTCGTCCGCTTCGGCATCCTGCACAGCATTGCCGCCGCCAGCCTGATCGCTCTGCCTTTTGCCCGCCTGCCCTCCTGGACGGTCCCAGCGGCTGCGCTGTTCTTCCTGACGCTGCCGCTCTGGGCCACATCTTCCGTCTTCGACGGACCGCTCTGGTTTTGGACCGGGCTGGGCAAGACGGGTTTTGCCAGCGTCGACTATGTCCCGGTTGCCCCCTGGACGGGGGTGACACTCGCCGGTCTTTCCCTGTCGAAGGGTTTTCGAAAACTCGGCGTCTGGCAAAAATTGTCGGTCCTTGGTTTTGAAGGTGCCTCTGGCAAGGGGCTTCGCCTGACCGGCCGGCATTCCCTGACCATCTACCTCCTGCACCAGCCGGTTCTTTACGGGCTGGTCTGGAGCGCCGCCCAGGTCACGCCGGAACTTGACCGGGCCGGCAATGCATTTGTCCGCAACTGCACAATCGCCTGCCAGGATACCTATGCTTCCCCCAGCGCCTGCAACTCCGCCTGCACCTGCACAGTCGACAGGCTGAAAACGGACGGTGTCTGGGAGGATCTCAACAAGGATCCCCTGAACCAGTCTCTCCGCCAGCAGATGAACGAGACCTATGCCATCTGCCTCGCGGAGCCCGGAGATTAA
- a CDS encoding DUF3775 domain-containing protein → MDINLTLSADTIRMFAQKARAAASSLEDSFEDGHEGDVEFDADTLEEGHNHDGLAEEENDDLSDEELRELIEDLNVDEAAELVAITWIGRGDFDAEDFDQVVDEARERAVGSTAKYLLGMPLLADYMEAGLDALDL, encoded by the coding sequence ATGGACATCAACCTCACACTCTCCGCAGACACGATCCGAATGTTTGCGCAAAAGGCCCGCGCGGCCGCCTCATCCCTTGAAGACAGTTTCGAAGACGGTCACGAAGGGGACGTCGAGTTTGACGCGGACACGCTCGAGGAAGGTCACAATCACGACGGCCTCGCGGAAGAGGAAAACGACGACCTCTCCGACGAGGAGCTGCGCGAGTTGATCGAGGACCTCAATGTGGACGAGGCCGCCGAACTTGTCGCCATCACCTGGATTGGCCGAGGCGACTTCGACGCCGAAGATTTCGACCAGGTCGTTGATGAAGCGCGTGAACGGGCCGTGGGTTCGACGGCCAAGTATCTCCTGGGCATGCCGTTGCTGGCGGACTATATGGAAGCCGGCCTCGACGCACTCGACCTCTGA
- a CDS encoding pyridoxal phosphate-dependent aminotransferase, with translation MGFLADALARVQPSATIAVTNKARELKAAGRDVIGLGAGEPDFDTPENIKAAAIAAINGGKTKYTAVDGIPELKAAIVEKFKRENGLTYATNQITVGTGGKQVLYNALIATLNPGDEVIIPTPYWVSYPDMVLLAGGEPVIVEADKSTFKITPEALDAAITSRTKWLIFNSPSNPSGAAYTEAELKALCEVLKKHPQVWIMTDDMYEHLVYDDFQFTTPAQVEPELYERTLTVNGVSKAYAMTGWRIGYAGGPADLIKAMAKVQSQSTSNPCSIAQWAAVEALNGTQDFIPKNNEIFKGRRDLVVSMLNQASGISCPVPEGAFYVFPSCAGTIGKTAPSGKVIESDEDFVSELLEAEGVAVVHGSAFGLGPNFRISYATSTEALEEACTRIQRFCGNLK, from the coding sequence ATGGGCTTTCTTGCTGACGCATTGGCGCGTGTACAACCTTCTGCGACCATCGCCGTCACCAACAAGGCACGCGAGCTGAAAGCCGCAGGCCGCGATGTGATCGGTCTCGGTGCTGGCGAGCCGGATTTCGACACCCCGGAAAACATCAAGGCAGCTGCCATTGCAGCGATCAATGGCGGCAAGACCAAATACACCGCCGTGGATGGTATTCCGGAACTCAAGGCGGCCATTGTCGAGAAATTCAAGCGGGAAAACGGTCTCACCTACGCGACCAACCAGATCACCGTCGGCACCGGCGGCAAGCAGGTGCTCTATAACGCCCTGATCGCCACGCTCAACCCGGGCGACGAAGTCATCATTCCGACGCCCTACTGGGTCAGCTATCCGGACATGGTGCTGCTGGCGGGCGGCGAGCCGGTGATCGTGGAAGCCGACAAGTCGACCTTCAAGATCACTCCGGAAGCGCTGGATGCGGCGATCACGTCGCGCACCAAGTGGCTGATCTTCAACTCGCCGTCCAACCCGTCCGGTGCCGCCTATACGGAAGCGGAACTGAAGGCGCTTTGCGAGGTGCTGAAGAAGCATCCGCAGGTCTGGATCATGACCGACGATATGTATGAGCATCTCGTCTATGACGATTTCCAGTTCACCACCCCGGCCCAGGTGGAGCCCGAGCTCTATGAGCGCACGCTGACCGTCAATGGTGTGTCCAAGGCCTATGCCATGACCGGCTGGCGGATCGGTTATGCCGGTGGCCCGGCCGATCTCATCAAGGCCATGGCCAAGGTGCAGTCCCAGTCGACCTCGAACCCGTGTTCCATCGCCCAGTGGGCGGCGGTCGAGGCGCTGAACGGTACCCAGGATTTCATTCCGAAGAACAACGAAATCTTCAAGGGGCGCCGCGATCTCGTGGTCTCCATGCTCAACCAGGCCAGCGGCATCTCCTGCCCGGTTCCGGAAGGAGCGTTCTACGTGTTCCCGTCCTGTGCGGGCACCATCGGCAAGACCGCGCCCTCCGGCAAGGTCATCGAGAGCGACGAGGATTTTGTCTCCGAGCTGCTTGAGGCGGAAGGTGTGGCCGTTGTCCACGGCTCGGCCTTCGGACTTGGCCCGAATTTCCGCATTTCCTATGCGACCTCGACCGAAGCTCTCGAAGAAGCCTGCACCCGCATTCAGCGCTTCTGCGGTAACTTGAAGTAA
- a CDS encoding L,D-transpeptidase: MTRRKMLAAGLSMAGLTLAGCSNRQAPLPEAVRPLADPAFQLAYGPRLSEPFPVPAVDPALLMPEFRRQRISYPTGEAPGTVIVDTSKFYLYLVEPSGTAMRYGVGLGRQGFEWSGRARIAWKRPWPTWTPPDEMIAREPHLEQFSARNGGMAPGLDNPLGARALYIFQGKVDTLYRLHGTAETASIGRAVSSGCVRLVNQDVIDLYDRVRPGAEIVVS, from the coding sequence ATGACACGCCGCAAGATGCTTGCGGCTGGATTGAGCATGGCCGGACTGACGCTGGCCGGTTGTTCCAACCGGCAGGCTCCTTTGCCCGAAGCGGTTCGCCCTCTGGCAGACCCGGCCTTTCAACTGGCCTACGGTCCGAGACTTTCGGAGCCGTTTCCCGTTCCCGCCGTCGATCCCGCGTTGCTGATGCCGGAGTTTCGGCGCCAGCGCATTTCCTATCCGACCGGGGAAGCTCCTGGAACGGTCATTGTCGATACCAGCAAGTTCTACCTCTATCTCGTGGAGCCCAGCGGCACGGCGATGCGCTATGGCGTTGGGCTGGGGCGGCAGGGTTTCGAATGGTCCGGCCGGGCCAGGATTGCCTGGAAACGGCCCTGGCCAACCTGGACGCCGCCGGACGAGATGATTGCGCGTGAACCGCATCTTGAACAATTCAGCGCCCGCAACGGTGGCATGGCTCCGGGCCTCGACAATCCGCTGGGCGCGCGGGCTCTCTACATCTTCCAGGGCAAGGTCGACACGCTCTACCGGCTGCATGGCACGGCCGAGACGGCGTCGATCGGACGGGCCGTATCATCAGGCTGCGTCAGGCTGGTGAACCAGGACGTGATCGACCTTTACGACAGGGTCCGCCCGGGCGCCGAGATCGTCGTGAGCTGA
- a CDS encoding L,D-transpeptidase, translated as MLKRRDLLLGGAMLLAAPVGVAQAHHTEKFKKTFKLDPAYVPQSVFYSMTYAPGTIVVDPRNHFLYLMERWGRARRYGVGVGKAGLAFQGSAIVQRKAEWPSWTPTKNMIRREPQKYARYANGVPGGVNNPLGARALYLYRNGRDTYYRIHGTTQPSSIGRSVSNGCIRMINDHVIDLYERVPVGTRVVVL; from the coding sequence ATGTTGAAGCGAAGAGATTTGCTGCTTGGCGGCGCAATGCTGCTTGCAGCACCAGTCGGTGTCGCTCAGGCCCATCACACCGAAAAGTTCAAAAAGACGTTCAAGCTCGATCCTGCCTATGTGCCGCAAAGCGTCTTTTATTCAATGACCTATGCGCCAGGCACGATCGTGGTCGATCCGCGCAACCATTTTCTCTACCTCATGGAACGATGGGGACGGGCGCGGCGCTATGGCGTTGGTGTCGGAAAAGCCGGACTGGCTTTCCAGGGCAGCGCCATAGTCCAGCGCAAGGCGGAATGGCCGAGCTGGACACCGACGAAGAACATGATCCGCCGCGAACCGCAGAAATATGCCCGCTATGCAAATGGGGTTCCGGGCGGGGTCAACAACCCGCTTGGTGCCAGAGCGCTCTATCTTTATCGCAACGGCCGCGACACCTACTACCGGATCCATGGGACCACCCAGCCGTCCTCAATTGGCCGGTCCGTCTCAAACGGCTGCATCCGCATGATCAACGATCATGTGATCGACCTCTATGAACGGGTGCCGGTTGGAACCCGGGTTGTGGTTCTTTAA
- a CDS encoding SelT/SelW/SelH family protein, with the protein MDNVPSPHIIITYCRQCNWLLRSAWMAQEILSTFSEETGAVTLVPATGGTFTITCDGATVWDRQADGGFPEAKILKQRLRDRLWPEKDLGHSDRKD; encoded by the coding sequence ATGGACAACGTACCGTCTCCTCATATCATCATCACCTATTGCCGCCAATGCAACTGGCTGCTGCGATCTGCCTGGATGGCACAGGAAATCCTGTCCACTTTTTCCGAAGAAACAGGCGCTGTAACGCTGGTGCCGGCAACAGGCGGGACATTCACCATCACCTGTGACGGAGCCACCGTCTGGGACCGTCAAGCGGACGGCGGCTTTCCGGAGGCAAAGATCCTGAAGCAGCGGCTGCGTGATCGGCTATGGCCTGAAAAGGATCTTGGGCACAGTGATCGCAAAGACTGA